From the genome of Chloroflexota bacterium:
GGGCGCTCGCGATCAATCCGCAACCGAATCAGAACGCGATTGTTCAAGTCGCGCTGGAATTGATCGCGCGCGCGGGCTGGGTCGCCGCGCGCGGACCCAGCATCCACACCGATCGCGGCGAGGTGCGTGTCAACATAGACCTGAAGGGTCTTGAAGACCCGGCGGGTCTCCAAACCGAGTTCGAAACGCGCACGGGCTATCGGCTCGTGATCGAAACTAGCGCCGTTCAAAGCGCGCCGACACCCAGTGCGTCGCGCGAAGAAATCGTCGAAATTCCCATAGCGCGGATTCGCCTGACGCGGCATCATCAAATGCTGGAACTCGATCCCGAAAAACAACGCAAGACGCTAGAGCAATTGCAACGCCTGGGGCGCGTGAACAAACCAATTCGCGTACGACGCGGCGCGACCGATTATCTTTTGCTCGACGGCTTGTATCGTTTGCGCGCGGCGCAGACATTGGGCTGGGAACGCATCACAGCGGTCGTGGAAGAAGTGGTGTGAGGCGAGTCGCACAGCTCACGCGTGTTGCGCGTCCACTGCCGCGTGATTGCGGCGCGCAGTTTCCACTTCTTGCGCGCGACCTTTCAACGCGAACGTGAGCGCGGTCAAGCCCAGCATCACCACGCCCACCGCCAGGAATCCCACCGTATAACCGTTCACGCCGCCGCCGAACGATGACGCCACCGCGCCGACGAGCGCGCCGCCGATCAATTGTCCGATACTCGTGTCCAACGTGAGAATGCCTTGTGCGGAGGCGCGCTCGGACGCGGGCGCTTCGTTCAACATCACGTAGCGGAGCGGCGCGCCGAGGAGAACACCCAGCCCCACCCCGGTGAGCAGAACCGCCAGATAAAAGAACACGAGGTTCACACCCAGGAACGCGACGACGAACAACCCAGCAGTCGTCAACGCGGTACCGAGCGACAACACCACACGCGAACCGTACTTGTCCAGCATCCGTCCCGCCGTCGGCGAACCGACCGCCATCGCGAGCACCGCCGGCAGAAGCATAAAACTTGCGGTCGAACTCGACACGCCGAACGCGGCGACGACGAGCGCGGGCACGAACACAACGGACGATTCCCCCACTCCCGCGCCGGCGGCGATCAAACTGACAACCGCGATTTGCCGCGAGCGGAACAATCCCAAACGCAGGATCGGATTCACCGCGCGCATTTCGATCAAGACGAACACCGGGACGAGAATGAGGACGAGCAACAGAAACGGCAACACGTTCGCCGAGATGATGCTCGTCGCGAGATGTGCGGTATCCAACTGATTGACCGCAAAGGTCAACGATGCCAGCAACGCGGCGAGCACCACCATGCCAAGCCCATCGAAGGTTTGGCGCTTCGCCGCGTGTGCGCGCGGCAAAAGCCGCCATGCCATCGCGATGACAACTACTGCAATCGGCAAGTTGACGATGAAGAGCCAGCGCCAACTGAACAGGTACAGAATCGCGCCGGCGAGAATCGGACCGACAAGGAACGCGATGCCGAATACAGCGCCGATCAAACCGAGCGCGCTCCCGCGTTTTTCCGGCGGAAACGTATCGCCGATCACCGCGCTCGCAACCGGAAACACGCCGCCCGCGCCAACACCTTGAATCGCGCGACCAATCAACATTACCGGCAACTCGGACGAGATCGCGACGAGGAACGAGCCGACCGCAAAGAACGTCACATTCAAAATGTAAATGGAACGCCGCCCAATCGCATCAGATAATTTTGCCATCAATGGAACGCCGATGAGATTGAACAAAACGTACGTCGTGAAAATCCACGCGACCGCGCGGTCGTCCACGCCAAACGATTTCCGAACCGCCGGCAACGCCGGACCGACGATCGCGATATCGAGCGCGCCCATCAGGACGCCGATGAACAAGACGAGCAAAATTTGATTACGTGCTTTGGCTTCCATCCCTAGTTTCCTCGTCACCGCACACCCTTGCGAAGG
Proteins encoded in this window:
- a CDS encoding MFS transporter, translated to MEAKARNQILLVLFIGVLMGALDIAIVGPALPAVRKSFGVDDRAVAWIFTTYVLFNLIGVPLMAKLSDAIGRRSIYILNVTFFAVGSFLVAISSELPVMLIGRAIQGVGAGGVFPVASAVIGDTFPPEKRGSALGLIGAVFGIAFLVGPILAGAILYLFSWRWLFIVNLPIAVVVIAMAWRLLPRAHAAKRQTFDGLGMVVLAALLASLTFAVNQLDTAHLATSIISANVLPFLLLVLILVPVFVLIEMRAVNPILRLGLFRSRQIAVVSLIAAGAGVGESSVVFVPALVVAAFGVSSSTASFMLLPAVLAMAVGSPTAGRMLDKYGSRVVLSLGTALTTAGLFVVAFLGVNLVFFYLAVLLTGVGLGVLLGAPLRYVMLNEAPASERASAQGILTLDTSIGQLIGGALVGAVASSFGGGVNGYTVGFLAVGVVMLGLTALTFALKGRAQEVETARRNHAAVDAQHA